Genomic DNA from Amycolatopsis alba DSM 44262:
CTGCACCGCGCCGCGGCCACCGGTGACGACGTAGGCCTCGGTGCAGGCCAGGTGCAGATGCGGGCCGCCGCCGCACACCCCGTCCGAGGCCGCCCATTCGTAGGCCCGCAAATGAGAAAGGCCGATGCCTCCGGGAAGCGGGAACACGGTGACCTCCTCAGAATTCGTGGGTCTTCAGGTAGTGCCCGACGCGGTCGCGGTCCCAGTCGCCGTCCGCGACCACCACGCGATAGCGGTAGTGGAAACTCTCGCCGGGCGCCACGGTGAACTCGTCGAAGAACGCCCAGGAGATCGCCACCGTCGGGATGTCGTGCGACCGGACGAACCAGTGCGACTCGTGGATCGCGTGGTCGTTCTCCGGCGCGTGCGCGAAGACCAGCGTCGACTTCGCGTCGACCTCGTCGTGTTCGCCGACGAACGCCAGCCACGGCGCCTGGCGTCCCATCATCTTCTCGCCGCCCAGTTCGCCGGGGCCGAGCACTTCGCCGCCGCTGAACTCGCGGGGCCCGCGCCAGTGCAGCCCGGTGTAGCCTGCCATTTCGCGCCCTGCCGTCGTCGGGCTGCCGAATTCCAGTGGCGCGTCGTGGATGTTGGTCAAGGTGATCGCCCAGTCGAGAGCCCAGCTGCCCTCGTCCGGCGCCACGGAATGGACGACGAGGTCACGCCGTTCACGGGCCCATTCCGCGCCGCCGTTCTCGACCCAGGTCAGCTTCTCGCCCAGTGTCAGGCTTTCGTCCTCGACGGCGAACTCCTCGAACCCGTCGTGCCGCATCGAGCCGACGAGGCCGGGCAGATCCTGGTACCGATCGCCGGGCACGTAGGTCCAGCCGCCCCAGAAGTTCTGGCCGGACAGATGACTCGACGTCATCTGGAGTCCCTTGTGCCAGCGGTGATCCGAGGGCCGGTACGCGCTGACCTGACGTCCGGCCAGCGTCCGCAAGGGATGCGTGTACGGCTTGCGCGACTCGTAGGCGGCGGCATCGG
This window encodes:
- a CDS encoding PmoA family protein; the protein is MSAPITVTHRHGERVTVEAAGVELLSYVYKPDAAAYESRKPYTHPLRTLAGRQVSAYRPSDHRWHKGLQMTSSHLSGQNFWGGWTYVPGDRYQDLPGLVGSMRHDGFEEFAVEDESLTLGEKLTWVENGGAEWARERRDLVVHSVAPDEGSWALDWAITLTNIHDAPLEFGSPTTAGREMAGYTGLHWRGPREFSGGEVLGPGELGGEKMMGRQAPWLAFVGEHDEVDAKSTLVFAHAPENDHAIHESHWFVRSHDIPTVAISWAFFDEFTVAPGESFHYRYRVVVADGDWDRDRVGHYLKTHEF